CTGCGTTCACGCCGGAGGAGGCAATTTCCCTGACTCTGGATTTTTACAAGCGGAACTATATTGAGGGGCTTTTCCTGAGTTCCGGGATTATCCGTAGCGCGGATCATACCATGGAGCAGGTGGTGCAGGTTGCGAAGACCCTGCGGGAGGTTCATGATTTCCGGGGTTACATCCACCTGAAGACCATTCCTGAAGCGTCGCCGGAATTGATCGAGCAGGCGGCGCGTTACGCGGATCGCATCAGCATCAATCTGGAGCTGCCCAGCCAATGCAGTCTCGACCGGCTTGCGCCGGAGAAGAATCTCGGCCGCACCAAGCAAGCGATGGGCCGGATCCGGGTGAAGCTGGAGGATGCGGCGGAGCAAAAGCGAACGGGGGACAAAAAGCTGCGGCACGCCACCGGCCAGAGTACTCAGGTCATCGTGGGAGCGGATGGCGCGACCGATGCGGATTTCCTCGCGCGCTCCGATGAACTTTATCGGGCGTATCGCCTGAAGAGGGTATATTACTCCGCCTTTAGTCCGATCCCGGAACCTTCGTCGGTCTTGCCTCTGGCGGCCCCTCCCTTGGTCCGGGAACACCGTTTGTATCAGGCTGACTGGCTGATGAGATACTATGGATTTCGTAATTCGGAGATCCTGACCCCGGAGGAGCCGAACCTCGATCTGTCGCTGGATCCGAAGCTCGCTTGGGCGTTGAGGAATCGTCAGGAGTTCCCGGTCGATCTGCAGAAGGCTCCGCGTGAGCGGATTCTCCGTATCCCGGGTATCGGGGTGAAGAACGTCGACAGGATCCTGCTTATTCGCCGCCACACTTCGATCCGTCTGGAAGATCTGGTTCGGCTGCGGATCTCCCTGGAGAAAGTGAAACCCTTCCTGATTACCGCGGATCATCATCCCGCGCGCTATCTTTTAGATAGCGACCGGCTTCTCGCGCGCTTCCGGCCGAAGCCCACCCAGCTCGAGCTCTTTTGATGATGCGTTGTGTGGATCCAGGCCCGGGATTTGACACGTGGCGAAGCGCCGCGCGTCGGCTGATTGGTGAAGGCGTGCCCCCGACAGAAGTGCTATGGGAGAGCGATGGCATGGGCAGTCTCTTTGGTGACGAGGAAGCAGGCGCTCCGGAAACCATTAAGCTGGTGGTGTCCCCTGCGTTCATCGAACTGGCCCGGGCAGTGTCTTGCCATGCGGACGGAAGGCGTTGGGCTCTGCTTTACCGAATCCTCTGGCGGATTGCGAAGCTGGGAGAGCGGAGTTTGCTGGAGATTGCAAGTGATCGAGACGTGGCCCAAGCACGGATGATGGCGAAGAACGTGCGGCGTGAGATTCACAAGATGCACGCCTTTGTTCGGTTTCGGAAGGCCGGCGAGGATGAAACAGGGCGGGAGTGCTTTGTCGCTTGGTTCGAGCCCGATCATTTTTGTATCGAACTCGCGGCAGGCTTTTTCGCGAAGCGATTTGCCAATATGAATTGGTCCATTTTCACGCCGAAAGGGTGTGCCCATTGGATGGGGGAAGAGCTGAAGTTTTCACCCGGGGTGGAGCGCGATCCCTGCAATGATCCCGATGCAATGGACGCGATCTGGCGGACCTATTATCGCAGTATTTTCAATCCCGCCCGCCTCAAGCTGAAGGCAATGCAGGCCGAGATGCCGAAACGTTATTGGAAGAATCTGCCCGAGGCGGAATTGATCGAAGAGCTGACAAGGTCGAGTGCCAATCGGATGAGCGGCATGATTGCAGAGGAAGCCCGCGTGGTGCGGCCCGTTCCGCGGAATGCCTATTTAGGGCGACTGCAGGATCTGTCCGCAGTGCCGGAGATCAGGGAACCTGCGGAAGCGTCCATCCAGGAAATCGCGCGGATGGTGCAGGCTTGCCGGCATTGCCCGCTTTGGGAAAACGCGACTTGTGCCGTGGCAGGTGAGGGGCCGGCGGATGCGCGGCTCATGATCGTGGGTGAACAGCCGGGAGATCGCGAGGATCTGGAAGGGCGCCCTTTCGTTGGTCCGGCTGGCCAATTGCTAGACCGAGCGATGAAAGAGGCAGGCTTGGATCGAAATGGGGCGTATATCACGAATGCCGTGAAGCACTTCAAGTGGGTCCCGCGAGGAAAGATCCGCCTGCACCAGAAGCCCTCCGCAGGGGAGATCGACGCTTGCAAACCATGGGTGCTCGCGGAGCTAGCTAAGATTTCCCCCGATGCTTTGATCCTGCTCGGTGGTACGGCCGCACGTTCCTTATTGGGAGCCGGTGTGCAAATTACGAAGATGCGGGGGATCGTCGACGCACCGCATTTGGCGAAGCGGGTGATACTCACCGTGCATCCATCTTATCTCCTCCGCTTGCCGGATGAAATGCGGAAGGAGGCTGAGTTCAGGGCCTTTGTGAAGGATCTGAGCCTTGTCCTGTGAAGGACGTGGATCAGGGTTCCAGGCGATAGCCGACACCTCGCACCGTGATCAGATGCACGGGCTTGGAGGGGTCTTTTTCAAGCTTGGTTCTCAATGCCGCGATGAAGTTGTCGACGGTTCTGGTGCTTGGGTAGGCGTTGTATCCCCACACGACATCCAGGAATTTCTCGCGGCTGACGGTTTCTCCCGGATGGCTCGCCAGAAGTCGGAGCATGCCGGCTTCCTTCGAAGAGATCGGCTGATCCTTGTGATTGCGGTGAAGCATGTTGCGCCCGAAGTCGATTACCGCATCTCCGATCGATAGTTCGTTTCCGAGGGCGTGCTCCCGTTCCTTTCGGCGGAGCAAGGCTCTCACACGCGCCAACAGCTCGCGGAGGCTGAAGGGCTTCACCAGATAGTCGTCGGCACCGCTGTCGAGGCCCTCCACCCGGTCATCGACTTGCCCCTTGGCGGTTAACATGAGAACCGGCATGGTTTTTCCCCGCTTGCGAAGTTCCCGGCAGAGCGCGAACCCGTCTAGCCCTGGCATCATGACATCCAGCAAGGCGAGATCGAAGGGCTCCGTGCATGCAAGCTCGAGTCCCGAGATGCCATCCTCTGCGGCAAGCACGCGGTAGCCCTCTGCCTTGAGGGTTTCCACCAAGGCGGTACGCATGGGGGCTTCGTCTTCGATGACCAGCAGTCTCATGCGGAAATGGGGATGCGCAGCGTGAAGGTGCTGCCTTCGCCGGGCTTGCTCGCTACAATCACGGTGCCGCCGTGGGCTTCGGCGATGGACTTCACCAAGCTGAGGCCGATGCCGGTTCCTTGGGTCTCGCGGCGGAGTTCGTCGCCCGGTCGATAGAAGCGTTCGAAAATTCTGGCCTGTTCATCCTCCGGAATCCCTGGCCCAGGATCGTTGACGGACAAGGTCCAA
This portion of the Luteolibacter luteus genome encodes:
- a CDS encoding putative DNA modification/repair radical SAM protein is translated as MTLDQKLAILADAAKYDASCASSGATRRDSVGGKGVGSAGGAGICHSYAPDGRCISLLKILLTNRCLYDCHYCINRRSSNVRRAAFTPEEAISLTLDFYKRNYIEGLFLSSGIIRSADHTMEQVVQVAKTLREVHDFRGYIHLKTIPEASPELIEQAARYADRISINLELPSQCSLDRLAPEKNLGRTKQAMGRIRVKLEDAAEQKRTGDKKLRHATGQSTQVIVGADGATDADFLARSDELYRAYRLKRVYYSAFSPIPEPSSVLPLAAPPLVREHRLYQADWLMRYYGFRNSEILTPEEPNLDLSLDPKLAWALRNRQEFPVDLQKAPRERILRIPGIGVKNVDRILLIRRHTSIRLEDLVRLRISLEKVKPFLITADHHPARYLLDSDRLLARFRPKPTQLELF
- a CDS encoding response regulator transcription factor — its product is MRLLVIEDEAPMRTALVETLKAEGYRVLAAEDGISGLELACTEPFDLALLDVMMPGLDGFALCRELRKRGKTMPVLMLTAKGQVDDRVEGLDSGADDYLVKPFSLRELLARVRALLRRKEREHALGNELSIGDAVIDFGRNMLHRNHKDQPISSKEAGMLRLLASHPGETVSREKFLDVVWGYNAYPSTRTVDNFIAALRTKLEKDPSKPVHLITVRGVGYRLEP
- a CDS encoding UdgX family uracil-DNA binding protein (This protein belongs to the uracil DNA glycosylase superfamily, members of which act in excision repair of DNA. However, it belongs more specifically to UdgX branch, whose founding member was found to bind uracil in DNA (where it does not belong), without cleaving it, appears to promote DNA repair by a pathway involving RecA, rather than base excision.), with translation MMMRCVDPGPGFDTWRSAARRLIGEGVPPTEVLWESDGMGSLFGDEEAGAPETIKLVVSPAFIELARAVSCHADGRRWALLYRILWRIAKLGERSLLEIASDRDVAQARMMAKNVRREIHKMHAFVRFRKAGEDETGRECFVAWFEPDHFCIELAAGFFAKRFANMNWSIFTPKGCAHWMGEELKFSPGVERDPCNDPDAMDAIWRTYYRSIFNPARLKLKAMQAEMPKRYWKNLPEAELIEELTRSSANRMSGMIAEEARVVRPVPRNAYLGRLQDLSAVPEIREPAEASIQEIARMVQACRHCPLWENATCAVAGEGPADARLMIVGEQPGDREDLEGRPFVGPAGQLLDRAMKEAGLDRNGAYITNAVKHFKWVPRGKIRLHQKPSAGEIDACKPWVLAELAKISPDALILLGGTAARSLLGAGVQITKMRGIVDAPHLAKRVILTVHPSYLLRLPDEMRKEAEFRAFVKDLSLVL